The nucleotide window TCGTTACCTGCCGATGATGCCACCTGTGGCTGGTACCACCTGAGCAAACCGCGTACGCCACGGCCGGCCCACAGTGGGCACAGCCAGGCGCGCTGGGTGGTGGTCGGCGCAGGCTTCACCGGGCTGGCTGCCGCGCGGCAGCTGGCAACGAACTTTCCGCATGACGAGATCGTACTGGTCGAAGCGCAGGAGGTTGGCTTCGGCACTTCCGGGCGCAACGCCGGCTTTGCCATCGACCTGCCGCACGATATCGGCGCCGAGGATTACATTGGTGACATCGACATCGCCAAGACGATCCTCAAGCTCAACCTGGGTGGGCAGCAATGCCTCAAGGACCTGATCGAGCGCTACAACATCGATTGCCAGTTCCGCCATTGCGGCAAATACCAGGCGGCCATCGAAGACCGCGGCATTGCCGTGCTGGATGCCTACCGCCGCGGCCTGGACAAACTGGGTCAACCCTACGAAGTGATCGAGGGCCGCGACCTGCCCGATCATATCGGCACGGATTTCTACCGCAAAGGCCTGTTCACGCCAGGCACAGCCTTGTTGCAACCCTCGGCGCTGGTCAAAGGCCTGGCCGATAGCCTGCCGTCCAACGTCTCGCTGTACGAGCACACACCGATCACCGACGTCGAGTACGGCGACAAGGTGGTGCTGCGCCACGCCAAGGGTTCGATCACCGCCGACAAGCTGGTGCTCACCACCAACGCCTTCGGCATGAGCTTCGGTTTCCTCAAGGGGCGCATGCTGCCGGTGTTTACCTACGCCAGTATCACCCGCCCGCTGACCGAGGAAGAACAGGCGCGCCTGGGCGGTAAACCCTACTGGGGCGTGATCCCGGCCGACCCGTTCGGCACCACCCTGCGCCGCACCGTCGACAACCGCCTGCTGATCCGTAACAGCTTCAGCTACAACCCCGACGGCCGTAGCAACCGCAAATATCTGGAACGCTTTGTTCAGCGCCACCGCGAATCGTTCGCCCGGCGTTTTCCGATGTTGCCTGGGGTGAACTTTGAATATACCTGGGGCGGTGCGCTGGCACTGTCGCGCAACCACATGGGCTTCTTCGGCAAGTTGGCGCCTAATGTCGTCGGCGCACTGTGCTGTAACGGCCTGGGCGTTACCCGAGGCACGGTCACCGGCAAGTTGCTGGCCGACTGGCTGGCGGGCGACAAGCACGAACTGATCGAGTTTTTGCTCAATGCCCCAGGGCCTTGTGCAAACCCGCCGCAGCCCTTGGTTTCCTTGGGCTTGAACGCCAACCTGATGTGGGGGCAGTTCCGCGCTGGCAAAGAAAGCTGATCGCTGCCTGAGTTAGACCAAAGAGTATTTTACGTCGGCGTTAGTTGGCCGGCACGGGCACGGCTTGCCCGAATTTTATGATCGAGATGCGTCGTC belongs to Pseudomonas putida NBRC 14164 and includes:
- a CDS encoding NAD(P)/FAD-dependent oxidoreductase; protein product: MTRISSLPADDATCGWYHLSKPRTPRPAHSGHSQARWVVVGAGFTGLAAARQLATNFPHDEIVLVEAQEVGFGTSGRNAGFAIDLPHDIGAEDYIGDIDIAKTILKLNLGGQQCLKDLIERYNIDCQFRHCGKYQAAIEDRGIAVLDAYRRGLDKLGQPYEVIEGRDLPDHIGTDFYRKGLFTPGTALLQPSALVKGLADSLPSNVSLYEHTPITDVEYGDKVVLRHAKGSITADKLVLTTNAFGMSFGFLKGRMLPVFTYASITRPLTEEEQARLGGKPYWGVIPADPFGTTLRRTVDNRLLIRNSFSYNPDGRSNRKYLERFVQRHRESFARRFPMLPGVNFEYTWGGALALSRNHMGFFGKLAPNVVGALCCNGLGVTRGTVTGKLLADWLAGDKHELIEFLLNAPGPCANPPQPLVSLGLNANLMWGQFRAGKES